The following are from one region of the Penaeus chinensis breed Huanghai No. 1 chromosome 5, ASM1920278v2, whole genome shotgun sequence genome:
- the LOC125025663 gene encoding uncharacterized membrane protein DDB_G0293934-like — protein MANVAPPNPAPSPPTTKRPLVATTQSTARPLPTTTTTRPLPTTTTTTPLPTSTTTAKPSDSTSVGIGIGFGILFLLLLVLIIYACFLYRRLMRTAQINRRASNIFSKLSRKKVLSTNQKNTDCHDAPVPAGSPQQESIYLDMRSSGTKGAERTQKLGHVNQGGPVDNPPIYDTVNEVSFANEPPTYENFHEGKDNPIYENLEKQESNPLYINITPSATPTPTPSPSHSPGGHKSVQAMKSSEYVLMSNPGANKTK, from the coding sequence ATGGCTAATGTAGCCCCTCCGAATCCCGCGCCATCGCCGCCCACTACCAAACGCCCGCTCGTTGCCACGACTCAATCAACCGCCAGACCGCTACCCACGACGACAACCACCAGACCGCTACCCACGACGACAACCACCACACCGCTGCCCACGTCGACAACGACCGCGAAGCCGTCCGACAGTACCTCTGTGGGCATCGGGATAGGGTTTGGCATACTGTTTCTCTTGCTGCTGGTCCTGATCATCTATGCTTGCTTCCTCTACAGGCGTCTGATGAGAACCGCTCAGATAAACCGTCGGGCCTCAAACATATTTTCGAAACTGTCGCGGAAGAAAGTGCTCTCGACGAACCAAAAAAACACGGACTGCCACGACGCCCCTGTCCCCGCAGGCAGCCCTCAGCAAGAATCGATTTACCTCGACATGCGTTCCTCCGGGACGAAAGGCGCCGAGAGGACGCAGAAACTCGGGCACGTGAACCAAGGAGGGCCAGTTGACAACCCGCCCATCTACGACACCGTGAATGAAGTGTCCTTCGCGAACGAGCCGCCCACTTACGAGAACTTCCACGAAGGCAAAGACAATCCCATTTATGAGAACCTCGAGAAGCAGGAGAGCAACCCTTTGTACATCAACATCACGCCCTcggccacgcccacgcccacgccttcGCCTTCGCACTCGCCTGGTGGCCACAAAAGCGTCCAGGCGATGAAGAGCAGCGAATATGTGCTCATGTCGAACCCGGGGGCAAACAAAACCAAGTAA